One genomic region from Populus nigra chromosome 8, ddPopNigr1.1, whole genome shotgun sequence encodes:
- the LOC133701091 gene encoding sm-like protein LSM2 produces the protein MLFFSYFKDLVGKEVTVELKNDLAIRGTLHSVDQYLNIKLENTRVVDQDKYPHMLSVRNCFIRGSVVRYVQLPPEGVDVDLLHDATRREARGG, from the exons ATG TTGTTTTTTTCGTATTTCAAGGATTTGGTAGGGAAAGAAGTGACGGTGGAGCTGAAGAATGATTTGGCTATAAGAGGGACTCTTCACTCTGTGGATCAGTACCTCAACATCAAGCTCGAAAACACTCGCGTTGTCGATCAAGACAAGTATCCTCACATG CTTTCTGTCAGGAACTGTTTCATAAGGGGATCAGTAGTGAGATATGTTCAACTTCCTCCAGAGGGTGTGGATGTTGATCTGCTTCACGATGCCACGAGAAGGGAAGCTCGGGGTGGCTGA
- the LOC133702426 gene encoding uncharacterized protein At4g06598-like, whose translation MANSKGSANIRNLIYSGKHPLLPPKSPFPSVSPSYIDHVPSNSFGSKTAQKPREGNTHHQRTSSETLFIEEQPSWLDDLLNEPETPVRRGGHRRSSSDSFAYIDVANASNIDYAEQDDYIYKNVMSIPSWRSHDFDHHQDVRQASLYSEMSLTKQKNRVWDSSLNAPTFPSSLSSVRENAGMQSSGSSCAPREADCVSESEKQDPLDGLHDPKISLEKKDSSNSKSSASDTDTKRAKQQFAQRSRVRKLQYIAELERNVQALQAKGSEVSAELEFVNQQNLILSMENKALKQRLENLAQEQLIKYLEHEVLEREIGRLRASYQQQQQPQQMKPSSHRRSNSRDLDSQFANLSMNANSSRDPVTGSLRI comes from the exons ATGGCAAATTCCAAGGGGTCAGCGAACATAAGAAATTTGATATACTCAGGGAAACATCCATTACTTCCTCCAAAAAGTCCTTTTCCTAGTGTTTCGCCATCTTACATTGATCATGTTCCCAGCAATAGTTTTGGATCAAAAACTGCTCAAAAGCCTAGAGAGGGAAACACACATCATCAGCGAACTTCTTCTGAGACTCTCTTCATAGAGGAGCAGCCTTCGTGGCTTGATGATCTTCTTAATGAGCCAGAGACACCTGTTCGTAGAGGAGGTCATAGGCGTTCATCAAGTGACTCCTTTGCGTACATAGATGTAGCTAATGCTTCTAACATAGATTATGCAGAACAGGATGactacatatataaaaatgtgATGTCCATACCTTCTTGGAGATCTCATGACTTTGATCATCACCAAGATGTCAGGCAAGCTTCTCTCTATTCTGAAATGAGCTTGACAAAACAGAAGAATAGGGTTTGGGATTCATCTTTAAATGCCCCTACCTTTCCAAGTAGTCTTTCCTCTGTCAGGGAGAATGCTGGTATGCAGAGTTCAGGATCATCATGTGCCCCGCGGGAAGCAGATTGTGTTTCGGAGAGTGAAAAGCAAGATCCACTCGATGGTCTACATGATCCAAAaatttcattagaaaaaaagGACAGTTCAAATTCCAAATCTTCTGCATCAGATACTGATACAAAACGTGCTAAACA GCAGTTTGCCCAGCGCTCCAGGGTCCGTAAACTTCAGTACATAGCTGAGCTGGAAAGAAATGTACAAGCTTTGCAGGCAA AAGGATCAGAAGTTTCAGCTGAGCTCGAATTTGTCAATCAGCAAAATCTTATTCTAAGCATGGAGAATAAAGCTCTTAAGCAACGGTTAGAAAATTTGGCCCAGGAGCAGCTTATCAAATACT TGGAGCATGAAGTTCTGGAGAGGGAGATTGGAAGGCTACGAGCCTCgtatcagcagcagcagcagccacaGCAAATGAAACCTTCTAGCCATCGCCGTAGTAACAGCAGGGACCTGGACTCCCAATTTGCAAACCTCTCTATGAATGCCAATTCTAGCCGAGACCCTGTGACTGGTTCACTCCGCATTTAG